In one Suricata suricatta isolate VVHF042 chromosome 9, meerkat_22Aug2017_6uvM2_HiC, whole genome shotgun sequence genomic region, the following are encoded:
- the PLA2G4B gene encoding cytosolic phospholipase A2 beta — MPGTCLLTIRVLQAYGLPSKDLVTPSDCYVSLWLPTANSHRLQTRTVKNSRNPIWNQSFRFRIHSQLKNVVQLQVFDQDLLTNDDPVLSVLFDVGTLRAGEFRRESFSLNPQGEERLEVEFRLQRLTWERGLVLRVTGRSFRTDCAEQLVTNGILVARELSCLHVRLEEAGDQKQSGGRVQLVVPGSGEGPQEASVGAGSFCFHYPAFWEQELNIHLQDAPQEELKVPLRALPSGQVVRLVFPTSQEPLMRVELRKEEGPSELAVRLGCGLCAEEQAFLSKRKEVVAKALKQALQLDEDLQEDEIPVVAVMATGGGIRAMVSLFGHLTGLKELGLLDCISYITGASGSTWALANLYEDPEWSQKDLAGPIESLRTQVTKSKLGVLAPSQLQRYHQELAERARLGHPPCFTNLWALINEALLHSEPHEHTLSDQRQALSRGQNPLPIYCALNTKKNLTTFEFAEWCEFSPYEVGFPKYGAFIPSELFGSEFFMGRLTKQLPESRICFLEGIWSNLYAANLQDSLYWASNPSQFWDRWAQDQANLDKERVPLLKIEESPTGAGRIVEFFTDLLTWRPLAQATHNFLRGLHFHKDYFQQPYFSTWKATKLDGHPHQLTPAEPHLSLLDVGYLINTSFPPLLRPTRDVDLILSLDYNLQGAFQQLQLMGRLCQEQGIPFPPVSPSPEEQRQPPESCLFSDPDRPDAPAVLHFPLVDDSFREYSAPGILRTPEEKAAGEVNLSSSDSPYHYSKVTYSPEDMDKLLRLTHYNICNNQEQLLEALRGAVQRRQQRRQPRPQ; from the exons ATGCCTGGGACCTGCCTGCTCACCATTCGTGTCCTACAGGCTTATGGCCTGCCCTCGAAGGACCTAG TGACTCCCTCTGACTGCTATGTGAGTCTGTGGCTGCCCACGGCCAATAGTCACAGGCTCCAGACACGCACGGTCAAGAACAGCAGAAACCCCATCTGGAATCAGAGCTTTCGATTTCGAATCCACAGCCAGCTCAAG AATGTGGTGCAGCTGCAAGTCTTTGACCAGGACCTTCTGACCAATGATGACCCCGTGTTGTCGGTGCTGTTTGATGTGGGGACTTTGCGGGCTGGCGAGTTCCGCAGAGAGAGCTTCTCCCTGAACCCTCAG ggTGAGGAGCGGCTAGAAGTTGAATTTCGGCTGCAGCGACT AACCTGGGAGCGTGGACTTGTGCTGAGGGTCACTGGTCGCTCTTTCAGGACAGACTGTGCTGAGCAGCTTGTCACCAATGGCATTCTGGTG GCCCGGGAGCTCTCTTGCTTGCATGTTCgactggaggaggcaggggaccAGAAGC AGTCCGGGGGAAGAGTTCAGCTTGTGGTTCCTGGGTCCGGTGAAGGTCCACAGGAGGCCTCTGTGGGTGCTGGCTCCTTCTGCTTTCATTACCCGGCCTTCTGGGAGCAGGAGCTAAATATTCATCTGCAG GATGCCCCCCAAGAGGAACTGAAGGTGCCCCTGAGGGCCTTGCCCTCTGGCCAGGTGGTGAGGCTTGTCTTCCCCACATCCCAG GAACCGCTGATGAGAGTGGAGCTGAGAAAAGAAGAAGG ACCGAGTGAGCTGGCTGTGCGGCTAGGCTGTGGGCTATGTGCCGAGGAGCAGGCCTTCCTGAGCAAGAGGAAGGAGGTGGTGGCCAAGGCCCTGAAGCAGGCCCTACAGCTTGATGAAGACTTACAGGAAGATGAG ATCCCAGTGGTAGCTGTTATGGCCACCGGTGGTGGAATCCGGGCAATGGTTTCCTtgtttgggcatctgactggccTGAAGGAGCTGGGTCTCTTGGATTGCATCTCCTACATCACAGGGGCCTCTGGCTCCACCTG GGCTTTGGCCAACCTCTATGAGGACCCTGAATGGTCTCAAAAGGACTTGGCAGGGCCCATCGAGTCACTGAGAACACAGGTGACCAAGAGCAAGTTGGGGGTGCTTGCTCCCAGCCAGCTGCAGCGGTACCACCAGGAGCTGGCTGAGCGTGCCCGCCTGGGCCACCCGCCCTGCTTCACCAACCTGTGGGCCCTCATCAACGAGGCACTGCTGCACAGTGAG CCCCATGAGCACACACTCTCAGATCAGAGGCAGGCCCTAAGTCGTGGCCAGAACCCTCTGCCCATCTACTGTGCCCTTAACACCAAGAAGAACCTGACCACCTTTGAATTTGCAG AGTGGTGCGAGTTCTCCCCCTATGAGGTTGGCTTTCCTAAGTACGGTGCCTTCATCCCCTCCGAGCTCTTTGGCTCTGAGTTCTTCATGGGGCGCCTGACAAAGCAGCTTCCTGAGTCCCGAATCTGCTTCCTGGAAG GTATCTGGAGCAACCTGTATGCAGCCAACCTCCAGGACAGCTTATACTGGGCCTCAAACCCTAGCCAGTTCTGGGACCGCTGGGCGCAGGATCAGGCCAATTTGG ACAAGGAACGGGTTCCTCTTCTGAAGATAGAAGAGTCTCCCACAGGGGCCGGCAGGATTGTCGAGTTTTTTACTGACCTTCTGACATGGCGCCCACTGGCCCAGGCCACCCACAATTTCCTGCGTGGTCTCCATTTCCACAAAGACTATTTCCAACAACCTTACTTCTCCACCTGGAAAG CCACCAAACTGGATGGGCACCCCCACCAGCTGACACCTGCAGAGCCCCACCTTTCCCTGCTGGATGTCGGCTACCTTATCAACACCAGTTTCCCACCCCTTCTGCGGCCCACCCGGGATGTGGACCTCATCCTCTCACTGGATTACAACCTCCAAGGAGCCTTTcag CAGCTGCAGCTCATGGGCCGGCTCTGCCAGGAGCAGGGTATCCCTTTCCCGCCGGTGTCCCCCAGCCCGGAGGAGCAGCGCCAGCCTCCGGAGTCCTGCCTGTTCTCCGACCCAGACCGCCCTGATGCCCCAGCTGTGCTGCACTTCCCGCTGGTCGATGACTCCTTTCGGGAGTACTCGGCCCCTG GCATCCTGCGGACACCAGAGGAGAAGGCAGCTGGGGAGGTGAACCTGTCTTCATCCGACTCTCCCTACCACTACTCAAAAGTGACCTACAGCCCGGAGGACATGGACAAGCTGCTCCGCCTGACACATTACAATATCTGCAACAACCAGGAGCAGCTGCTTGAGGCCCTGCGTGGAGCAGTGCAGCGGAGGCAGCAGCGCAGGCAACCCCGGCCGCAGTGA